One segment of Schistocerca cancellata isolate TAMUIC-IGC-003103 chromosome 2, iqSchCanc2.1, whole genome shotgun sequence DNA contains the following:
- the LOC126160376 gene encoding ankyrin repeat domain-containing protein 50-like, with translation MGHSEIVEHLLDFGAEINHEDADCRTALSVAALCVPANEGYVKVVNILLERGDAVDHQDKDGMTPLLVAAFEGHRDVCELLLEYEADVDHADRAGRTPLWAASSMGHSSVVELLLFWGCYVDSIDPEGRTVLSVAAAQGGTDVVRQLLDRGLDEQHRDNSGWTPLHYAAFEGHKDVCEALLEAGARVDEADNDGKGPLLLAAQEGHSLLVAMLLSEHAAPPDQRAHDGKTALRLAAVEGHSDVVISLLAHGADVNVLDADGRSTLYVLALENRLAMARLLLEEGNADVETRDSEGRTPLHVSAWQGHAEMVALLLTVGGADVDATDNENTRNEYGLHVAVNNVFDFLGVYSTCFSNRSA, from the coding sequence atgggtCATTCTGAGATAGTTGAGCATTTGCTAGACTTTGGAGCAGAGATCAACCACGAAGATGCTGATTGTCGAACAGCACTGTCTGTAGCAGCTCTCTGTGTCCCTGCAAATGAAGGATATGTGAAGGTAGTAAATATCCTCCTTGAACGTGGAGATGCTGTGGACCACCAGGACAAAGATGGAATGACCCCACTGCTTGTTGCTGCCTTTGAAGGTCACAGGGATGTTTGTGAATTACTTCTGGAGTACGAGGCTGATGTTGACCACGCAGATCGAGCAGGTCGCACTCCACTGTGGGCTGCGTCATCGATGGGGCATTCATCGGTAGTGGAGCTGCTTCTGTTCTGGGGCTGTTATGTTGATAGCATTGATCCCGAAGGGCGTACTGTGCTGagtgttgctgctgcacaaggtggcACCGATGTTGTCCGGCAGCTGCTCGACAGGGGGTTAGATGAACAGCATCGAGATAATTCTGGATGGACTCCATTGCATTATGCAGCATTTGAAGGTCATAAGGATGTGTGTGAAGCTCTCCTGGAGGCAGGAGCGAGGGTGGATGAAGCGGACAATGATGGGAaaggcccgctgctgctggccgcccAGGAAGGGCACTCGCTACTAGTGGCGATGCTGCTTTCAGAGCATGCTGCCCCTCCTGACCAGCGTGCACACGATGGGAAAACTGCCCTCAGGTTAGCAGCAGTGGAAGGTCACAGTGATGTTGTGATTAGCCTTCTGGCCCACGGTGCTGATGTTAATGTATTAGATGCAGACGGACGGAGCACTCTCTATGTTCTTGCTCTGGAGAACAGATTGGCCATGGCAAGGCTGTTATTAGAGGAGGGGAATGCAGATGTTGAAACAAGAGATTCTGAGGGTCGTACTCCGTTGCACGTAAGTGCATGGCAGGGACATGCAGAAATGGTGGCACTACTGCTGACTGTTGGAGGTGCAGACGTTGATGCCACAGACAATGAGAACACGAGAAATGAATATGGCCTCCATGTTGCTGTAAACAATGTTTTTGACTTTTTAGGCGTTTATAGTACGTGCTTTTCAAATCGTTCTGCTTGA